A genomic region of Saimiri boliviensis isolate mSaiBol1 chromosome 20, mSaiBol1.pri, whole genome shotgun sequence contains the following coding sequences:
- the ZFP62 gene encoding zinc finger protein 62 homolog isoform X1: MTVSHLKTGTEDEEPTEEYENVGHADCAWPKVKGLYKDRMPESKVGDACDWDSKVEKQQEKPVGNRIKEDRSSIREAISKVKTTANIKTEQEGEASEKSSHLSPQHITHQTMPVGPRGSEQDKCVENINGTSHPSLQQKTSAVKKLHKCDECGKSFKYNSRLVQHKIMHTGEKRYECDDCGGTFRSSSSLRVHKRIHTGEKPYKCEECGKAYMSYSSLINHKSTHSGEKNCKCDECGKSFNYSSVLDQHKRIHTGEKPYECGECGKAFRNSSGLRVHKRIHTGEKPYECDICGKTFSNSSGLRVHKRIHTGEKPYECDECGKAFITCRTLLNHKSIHFGDKPYKCDECEKSFNYSSLLIQHKVIHTGEKPYECDECGKAFRNSSGLIVHKRIHTGEKPYKCDVCGKAFSYSSGLAVHKSIHPGKKAHECKECGKSFSYNSLLLQHRTIHTGERPYVCDVCGKTFRNNAGLKVHRRLHTGEKPYKCDVCGKAYISRSSLKNHKGIHLGEKPYKCSYCEKSFNYSSALEQHKRIHTREKPFGCDECGKAFRNNSGLKVHKRIHTGERPYKCEECGKAYISLSSLINHKSVHPGEKPFKCDECEKAFITYRTLINHKKVHLGEKPYKCDVCEKSFNYTSLLSQHRRVHTREKPYECDRCEKVFRNNSSLKVHKRIHTGEKPYKCDVCGKAYISHSSLINHKSTHPGKTPHTCDECGKAFFSSRTLISHKRVHLGEKPFKCVECGKSFSYSSLLSQHKRIHTGEKPYVCDRCGKAFRNSSGLTVHRRIHTGEKPYECDECGKAYISHSSLINHKSVHRGKQPYNCECGKSFNYRSVLDQHKRIHTGKKPYRCNECGKAFNIRSNLTKHKRTHTGEESLNVIYVGSHSGISQKRTYEGGNALDGSRMRMPL, from the exons ATGACAG TGTCACATTTGAAGACGGGCACTGAGGATGAGGAGCCAACTGAAGAATATGAAAATGTTGGACATGCAGACTGTGCGTGGCCAAAAGTGAAAGGTCTTTACAAGGATCGTATGCCCGAATCTAAGGTTGGTGATGCATGTGATTGGGATAGCAAGGTAGAGAAACAACAGGAAAAGCCTGTGGGAAACAGGATAAAGGAAGACAGAAGCAGCATCAGGGAAGCGATCAGCAAAGTTAAGACTAcagcaaatataaaaacagaacagGAAGGTGAGGCATCTGAGAAGAGCTCACATCTAAGCCCACAGCATATCACACACCAGACTATGCCTGTAGGACCGAGAGGCAGTGAGCAAGACAAATGTGTGGAGAACATTAATGGAACCTCCCACCCCAGTCTGCAGCAGAAAACCAGTGCTGTTAAGAAATTACATAAATGTGATGAGTGTGGTAAATCCTTCAAATATAATTCCCGCCTCGTTCAACATAAAATTATGCACACTGGGGAAAAGCGCTATGAATGTGATGACTGTGGAGGGACTTTCCGGAGCAGCTCGAGCCTTCGGGTCCACAAACGGATCCACACTGGGGAGAAGCCGTACAAATGTGAGGAATGTGGAAAAGCCTATATGTCCTACTCCAGCCTTATAAACCACAAAAGCACCCATTCTGGGGAGAAGAACTGTAAGTGTGATGAATGTGGAAAATCGTTCAATTATAGCTCTGTTCTGGACCAGCATAAAAGGATCCACACTggggagaagccctatgaatGCGGTGAGTGTGGGAAGGCCTTCAGGAACAGCTCTGGGCTCAGAGTCCACAAAAGGATCCACACAGGAGAGAAGCCCTACGAATGTGACATCTGTGGGAAAACCTTCAGTAACAGCTCTGGCCTTAGGGTCCACAAAAGGATCCACACGGGtgagaaaccttatgaatgtgATGAGTGTGGGAAGGCCTTCATTACTTGTAGAACACTTCTCAACCATAAAAGCATCCACTTTGGAGATAAACCCTATAAATGTGATGAGTGTGAGAAATCTTTTAATTATAGCTCTCTACTCATTCAGCATAAAGTCatccacactggagagaaaccttatgaatgtgATGAATGTGGGAAGGCTTTCAGGAACAGCTCAGGCCTCATAGTACATAAAAGGatccacactggagagaaaccttacaaatgtgatGTCTGCGGCAAAGCATTCAGCTATAGCTCAGGCCTTGCAGTCCATAAAAGCATTCACCCTGGGAAGAAAGCCCATGAATGTAAGGAGTGTGGGAAGTCCTTTAGTTATAACTCACTTCTTCTTCAACATAGAACTATTCACACTGGAGAGAGACcttatgtgtgtgatgtgtgtgggaAAACGTTCAGAAACAATGCAGGCCTCAAAGTCCACAGGAGGCTTCATACTGGGGAAAAACCATATAAGTGTGATGTGTGTGGGAAGGCCTATATCTCACGCTCTAGCCTTAAAAATCACAAAGGAATCCATCTTGGGGAGAAGCCCTATAAATGTAGCTATTGTGAGAAATCCTTCAACTACAGCTCTGCCCTTGAGCAGCATAAAAGGATTCATACCAGGGAAAAACCCTTTGGGTGTGATGAGTGTGGAAAAGCTTTCAGAAATAATTCTGGCCTTAAAGTACATAAACGGATCCACACTGGGGAACGACCttataaatgtgaagaatgtgggaaGGCCTACATCTCTCTCTCAAGCCTTATAAATCATAAAAGTGTACACCCTGGGGAGAAGCCCTTTAAGTGTGATGAGTGTGAGAAAGCCTTCATCACATACCGAACCCTTATAAACCACAAAAAAGTTCATCTTGGGGAGAAGCCCTACAAATGTGATGTGTGTGAGAAATCTTTTAATTACACATCACTCCTTTCTCAGCACAGAAGGGTCCACACtagagagaaaccctatgaatgtgaCAGGTGTGAGAAGGTCTTCAGAAACAACTCAAGCCTTAAAGTTCATAAAAGAATCCATACTGGGGAGAAGCCCTATAAATGTGATGTGTGTGGAAAAGCCTACATCTCACACTCAAGCCTTATTAACCATAAAAGTACCCACCCTGGCAAGACACCTCATACATGTGATGAATGTGGAAAAGCTTTTTTCTCAAGCAGAACTCTTATAAGCCATAAAAGAGTCCATCTTGGGGAGAAACCCTTCAAGTGTGTTGAGTGTGGGAAATCTTTCAGTTACAGCTCTCTCCTTTCTCAGCACAAGAGGATCCACACAGGGGAGAAACCCTATGTGTGTGATAGGTGTGGGAAGGCCTTCAGGAACAGCTCAGGCCTCACAGTGCATAGAAGGATCCACACaggtgagaaaccctatgaatgtgaTGAATGTGGGAAGGCGTACATCTCACACTCAAGTCTTATCAACCATAAAAGTGTCCATCGGGGGAAGCAGCCCTATAATTGTGAGTGTGGGAAATCCTTCAATTATAGATCAGTCCTTGACCAGCACAAAAGGATCCACACTGGAAAGAAGCCATACCGATGTAATGAGTGTGGTAAGGCTTTTAATATCAGATCAAATCTCACCAAGCATAAAAGAACCCATACTGGAGAGGAATCTTTAAATGTGATATATGTGGGAAGTCACAGTGGCATATCCCAGAAGAGAACCTATGAGGGAGGGAATGCCCTGGATGGGAGCAGGATGAGGATGCCTTTGTAG
- the ZFP62 gene encoding zinc finger protein 62 homolog isoform X4, with the protein MPESKVGDACDWDSKVEKQQEKPVGNRIKEDRSSIREAISKVKTTANIKTEQEGEASEKSSHLSPQHITHQTMPVGPRGSEQDKCVENINGTSHPSLQQKTSAVKKLHKCDECGKSFKYNSRLVQHKIMHTGEKRYECDDCGGTFRSSSSLRVHKRIHTGEKPYKCEECGKAYMSYSSLINHKSTHSGEKNCKCDECGKSFNYSSVLDQHKRIHTGEKPYECGECGKAFRNSSGLRVHKRIHTGEKPYECDICGKTFSNSSGLRVHKRIHTGEKPYECDECGKAFITCRTLLNHKSIHFGDKPYKCDECEKSFNYSSLLIQHKVIHTGEKPYECDECGKAFRNSSGLIVHKRIHTGEKPYKCDVCGKAFSYSSGLAVHKSIHPGKKAHECKECGKSFSYNSLLLQHRTIHTGERPYVCDVCGKTFRNNAGLKVHRRLHTGEKPYKCDVCGKAYISRSSLKNHKGIHLGEKPYKCSYCEKSFNYSSALEQHKRIHTREKPFGCDECGKAFRNNSGLKVHKRIHTGERPYKCEECGKAYISLSSLINHKSVHPGEKPFKCDECEKAFITYRTLINHKKVHLGEKPYKCDVCEKSFNYTSLLSQHRRVHTREKPYECDRCEKVFRNNSSLKVHKRIHTGEKPYKCDVCGKAYISHSSLINHKSTHPGKTPHTCDECGKAFFSSRTLISHKRVHLGEKPFKCVECGKSFSYSSLLSQHKRIHTGEKPYVCDRCGKAFRNSSGLTVHRRIHTGEKPYECDECGKAYISHSSLINHKSVHRGKQPYNCECGKSFNYRSVLDQHKRIHTGKKPYRCNECGKAFNIRSNLTKHKRTHTGEESLNVIYVGSHSGISQKRTYEGGNALDGSRMRMPL; encoded by the coding sequence ATGCCCGAATCTAAGGTTGGTGATGCATGTGATTGGGATAGCAAGGTAGAGAAACAACAGGAAAAGCCTGTGGGAAACAGGATAAAGGAAGACAGAAGCAGCATCAGGGAAGCGATCAGCAAAGTTAAGACTAcagcaaatataaaaacagaacagGAAGGTGAGGCATCTGAGAAGAGCTCACATCTAAGCCCACAGCATATCACACACCAGACTATGCCTGTAGGACCGAGAGGCAGTGAGCAAGACAAATGTGTGGAGAACATTAATGGAACCTCCCACCCCAGTCTGCAGCAGAAAACCAGTGCTGTTAAGAAATTACATAAATGTGATGAGTGTGGTAAATCCTTCAAATATAATTCCCGCCTCGTTCAACATAAAATTATGCACACTGGGGAAAAGCGCTATGAATGTGATGACTGTGGAGGGACTTTCCGGAGCAGCTCGAGCCTTCGGGTCCACAAACGGATCCACACTGGGGAGAAGCCGTACAAATGTGAGGAATGTGGAAAAGCCTATATGTCCTACTCCAGCCTTATAAACCACAAAAGCACCCATTCTGGGGAGAAGAACTGTAAGTGTGATGAATGTGGAAAATCGTTCAATTATAGCTCTGTTCTGGACCAGCATAAAAGGATCCACACTggggagaagccctatgaatGCGGTGAGTGTGGGAAGGCCTTCAGGAACAGCTCTGGGCTCAGAGTCCACAAAAGGATCCACACAGGAGAGAAGCCCTACGAATGTGACATCTGTGGGAAAACCTTCAGTAACAGCTCTGGCCTTAGGGTCCACAAAAGGATCCACACGGGtgagaaaccttatgaatgtgATGAGTGTGGGAAGGCCTTCATTACTTGTAGAACACTTCTCAACCATAAAAGCATCCACTTTGGAGATAAACCCTATAAATGTGATGAGTGTGAGAAATCTTTTAATTATAGCTCTCTACTCATTCAGCATAAAGTCatccacactggagagaaaccttatgaatgtgATGAATGTGGGAAGGCTTTCAGGAACAGCTCAGGCCTCATAGTACATAAAAGGatccacactggagagaaaccttacaaatgtgatGTCTGCGGCAAAGCATTCAGCTATAGCTCAGGCCTTGCAGTCCATAAAAGCATTCACCCTGGGAAGAAAGCCCATGAATGTAAGGAGTGTGGGAAGTCCTTTAGTTATAACTCACTTCTTCTTCAACATAGAACTATTCACACTGGAGAGAGACcttatgtgtgtgatgtgtgtgggaAAACGTTCAGAAACAATGCAGGCCTCAAAGTCCACAGGAGGCTTCATACTGGGGAAAAACCATATAAGTGTGATGTGTGTGGGAAGGCCTATATCTCACGCTCTAGCCTTAAAAATCACAAAGGAATCCATCTTGGGGAGAAGCCCTATAAATGTAGCTATTGTGAGAAATCCTTCAACTACAGCTCTGCCCTTGAGCAGCATAAAAGGATTCATACCAGGGAAAAACCCTTTGGGTGTGATGAGTGTGGAAAAGCTTTCAGAAATAATTCTGGCCTTAAAGTACATAAACGGATCCACACTGGGGAACGACCttataaatgtgaagaatgtgggaaGGCCTACATCTCTCTCTCAAGCCTTATAAATCATAAAAGTGTACACCCTGGGGAGAAGCCCTTTAAGTGTGATGAGTGTGAGAAAGCCTTCATCACATACCGAACCCTTATAAACCACAAAAAAGTTCATCTTGGGGAGAAGCCCTACAAATGTGATGTGTGTGAGAAATCTTTTAATTACACATCACTCCTTTCTCAGCACAGAAGGGTCCACACtagagagaaaccctatgaatgtgaCAGGTGTGAGAAGGTCTTCAGAAACAACTCAAGCCTTAAAGTTCATAAAAGAATCCATACTGGGGAGAAGCCCTATAAATGTGATGTGTGTGGAAAAGCCTACATCTCACACTCAAGCCTTATTAACCATAAAAGTACCCACCCTGGCAAGACACCTCATACATGTGATGAATGTGGAAAAGCTTTTTTCTCAAGCAGAACTCTTATAAGCCATAAAAGAGTCCATCTTGGGGAGAAACCCTTCAAGTGTGTTGAGTGTGGGAAATCTTTCAGTTACAGCTCTCTCCTTTCTCAGCACAAGAGGATCCACACAGGGGAGAAACCCTATGTGTGTGATAGGTGTGGGAAGGCCTTCAGGAACAGCTCAGGCCTCACAGTGCATAGAAGGATCCACACaggtgagaaaccctatgaatgtgaTGAATGTGGGAAGGCGTACATCTCACACTCAAGTCTTATCAACCATAAAAGTGTCCATCGGGGGAAGCAGCCCTATAATTGTGAGTGTGGGAAATCCTTCAATTATAGATCAGTCCTTGACCAGCACAAAAGGATCCACACTGGAAAGAAGCCATACCGATGTAATGAGTGTGGTAAGGCTTTTAATATCAGATCAAATCTCACCAAGCATAAAAGAACCCATACTGGAGAGGAATCTTTAAATGTGATATATGTGGGAAGTCACAGTGGCATATCCCAGAAGAGAACCTATGAGGGAGGGAATGCCCTGGATGGGAGCAGGATGAGGATGCCTTTGTAG
- the ZFP62 gene encoding zinc finger protein 62 homolog isoform X2 gives MSHLKTGTEDEEPTEEYENVGHADCAWPKVKGLYKDRMPESKVGDACDWDSKVEKQQEKPVGNRIKEDRSSIREAISKVKTTANIKTEQEGEASEKSSHLSPQHITHQTMPVGPRGSEQDKCVENINGTSHPSLQQKTSAVKKLHKCDECGKSFKYNSRLVQHKIMHTGEKRYECDDCGGTFRSSSSLRVHKRIHTGEKPYKCEECGKAYMSYSSLINHKSTHSGEKNCKCDECGKSFNYSSVLDQHKRIHTGEKPYECGECGKAFRNSSGLRVHKRIHTGEKPYECDICGKTFSNSSGLRVHKRIHTGEKPYECDECGKAFITCRTLLNHKSIHFGDKPYKCDECEKSFNYSSLLIQHKVIHTGEKPYECDECGKAFRNSSGLIVHKRIHTGEKPYKCDVCGKAFSYSSGLAVHKSIHPGKKAHECKECGKSFSYNSLLLQHRTIHTGERPYVCDVCGKTFRNNAGLKVHRRLHTGEKPYKCDVCGKAYISRSSLKNHKGIHLGEKPYKCSYCEKSFNYSSALEQHKRIHTREKPFGCDECGKAFRNNSGLKVHKRIHTGERPYKCEECGKAYISLSSLINHKSVHPGEKPFKCDECEKAFITYRTLINHKKVHLGEKPYKCDVCEKSFNYTSLLSQHRRVHTREKPYECDRCEKVFRNNSSLKVHKRIHTGEKPYKCDVCGKAYISHSSLINHKSTHPGKTPHTCDECGKAFFSSRTLISHKRVHLGEKPFKCVECGKSFSYSSLLSQHKRIHTGEKPYVCDRCGKAFRNSSGLTVHRRIHTGEKPYECDECGKAYISHSSLINHKSVHRGKQPYNCECGKSFNYRSVLDQHKRIHTGKKPYRCNECGKAFNIRSNLTKHKRTHTGEESLNVIYVGSHSGISQKRTYEGGNALDGSRMRMPL, from the exons A TGTCACATTTGAAGACGGGCACTGAGGATGAGGAGCCAACTGAAGAATATGAAAATGTTGGACATGCAGACTGTGCGTGGCCAAAAGTGAAAGGTCTTTACAAGGATCGTATGCCCGAATCTAAGGTTGGTGATGCATGTGATTGGGATAGCAAGGTAGAGAAACAACAGGAAAAGCCTGTGGGAAACAGGATAAAGGAAGACAGAAGCAGCATCAGGGAAGCGATCAGCAAAGTTAAGACTAcagcaaatataaaaacagaacagGAAGGTGAGGCATCTGAGAAGAGCTCACATCTAAGCCCACAGCATATCACACACCAGACTATGCCTGTAGGACCGAGAGGCAGTGAGCAAGACAAATGTGTGGAGAACATTAATGGAACCTCCCACCCCAGTCTGCAGCAGAAAACCAGTGCTGTTAAGAAATTACATAAATGTGATGAGTGTGGTAAATCCTTCAAATATAATTCCCGCCTCGTTCAACATAAAATTATGCACACTGGGGAAAAGCGCTATGAATGTGATGACTGTGGAGGGACTTTCCGGAGCAGCTCGAGCCTTCGGGTCCACAAACGGATCCACACTGGGGAGAAGCCGTACAAATGTGAGGAATGTGGAAAAGCCTATATGTCCTACTCCAGCCTTATAAACCACAAAAGCACCCATTCTGGGGAGAAGAACTGTAAGTGTGATGAATGTGGAAAATCGTTCAATTATAGCTCTGTTCTGGACCAGCATAAAAGGATCCACACTggggagaagccctatgaatGCGGTGAGTGTGGGAAGGCCTTCAGGAACAGCTCTGGGCTCAGAGTCCACAAAAGGATCCACACAGGAGAGAAGCCCTACGAATGTGACATCTGTGGGAAAACCTTCAGTAACAGCTCTGGCCTTAGGGTCCACAAAAGGATCCACACGGGtgagaaaccttatgaatgtgATGAGTGTGGGAAGGCCTTCATTACTTGTAGAACACTTCTCAACCATAAAAGCATCCACTTTGGAGATAAACCCTATAAATGTGATGAGTGTGAGAAATCTTTTAATTATAGCTCTCTACTCATTCAGCATAAAGTCatccacactggagagaaaccttatgaatgtgATGAATGTGGGAAGGCTTTCAGGAACAGCTCAGGCCTCATAGTACATAAAAGGatccacactggagagaaaccttacaaatgtgatGTCTGCGGCAAAGCATTCAGCTATAGCTCAGGCCTTGCAGTCCATAAAAGCATTCACCCTGGGAAGAAAGCCCATGAATGTAAGGAGTGTGGGAAGTCCTTTAGTTATAACTCACTTCTTCTTCAACATAGAACTATTCACACTGGAGAGAGACcttatgtgtgtgatgtgtgtgggaAAACGTTCAGAAACAATGCAGGCCTCAAAGTCCACAGGAGGCTTCATACTGGGGAAAAACCATATAAGTGTGATGTGTGTGGGAAGGCCTATATCTCACGCTCTAGCCTTAAAAATCACAAAGGAATCCATCTTGGGGAGAAGCCCTATAAATGTAGCTATTGTGAGAAATCCTTCAACTACAGCTCTGCCCTTGAGCAGCATAAAAGGATTCATACCAGGGAAAAACCCTTTGGGTGTGATGAGTGTGGAAAAGCTTTCAGAAATAATTCTGGCCTTAAAGTACATAAACGGATCCACACTGGGGAACGACCttataaatgtgaagaatgtgggaaGGCCTACATCTCTCTCTCAAGCCTTATAAATCATAAAAGTGTACACCCTGGGGAGAAGCCCTTTAAGTGTGATGAGTGTGAGAAAGCCTTCATCACATACCGAACCCTTATAAACCACAAAAAAGTTCATCTTGGGGAGAAGCCCTACAAATGTGATGTGTGTGAGAAATCTTTTAATTACACATCACTCCTTTCTCAGCACAGAAGGGTCCACACtagagagaaaccctatgaatgtgaCAGGTGTGAGAAGGTCTTCAGAAACAACTCAAGCCTTAAAGTTCATAAAAGAATCCATACTGGGGAGAAGCCCTATAAATGTGATGTGTGTGGAAAAGCCTACATCTCACACTCAAGCCTTATTAACCATAAAAGTACCCACCCTGGCAAGACACCTCATACATGTGATGAATGTGGAAAAGCTTTTTTCTCAAGCAGAACTCTTATAAGCCATAAAAGAGTCCATCTTGGGGAGAAACCCTTCAAGTGTGTTGAGTGTGGGAAATCTTTCAGTTACAGCTCTCTCCTTTCTCAGCACAAGAGGATCCACACAGGGGAGAAACCCTATGTGTGTGATAGGTGTGGGAAGGCCTTCAGGAACAGCTCAGGCCTCACAGTGCATAGAAGGATCCACACaggtgagaaaccctatgaatgtgaTGAATGTGGGAAGGCGTACATCTCACACTCAAGTCTTATCAACCATAAAAGTGTCCATCGGGGGAAGCAGCCCTATAATTGTGAGTGTGGGAAATCCTTCAATTATAGATCAGTCCTTGACCAGCACAAAAGGATCCACACTGGAAAGAAGCCATACCGATGTAATGAGTGTGGTAAGGCTTTTAATATCAGATCAAATCTCACCAAGCATAAAAGAACCCATACTGGAGAGGAATCTTTAAATGTGATATATGTGGGAAGTCACAGTGGCATATCCCAGAAGAGAACCTATGAGGGAGGGAATGCCCTGGATGGGAGCAGGATGAGGATGCCTTTGTAG
- the ZFP62 gene encoding zinc finger protein 62 homolog isoform X3, with the protein MTVSHLKTGTEDEEPTEEYENVGHADCAWPKVKGLYKDRMPESKVGDACDWDSKVEKQQEKPVGNRIKEDRSSIREAISKVKTTANIKTEQEGEASEKSSHLSPQHITHQTMPVGPRGSEQDKCVENINGTSHPSLQQKTSAVKKLHKCDECGKSFKYNSRLVQHKIMHTGEKRYECDDCGGTFRSSSSLRVHKRIHTGEKPYKCEECGKAYMSYSSLINHKSTHSGEKNCKCDECGKSFNYSSVLDQHKRIHTGEKPYECGECGKAFRNSSGLRVHKRIHTGEKPYECDICGKTFSNSSGLRVHKRIHTGEKPYECDECGKAFITCRTLLNHKSIHFGDKPYKCDECEKSFNYSSLLIQHKVIHTGEKPYECDECGKAFRNSSGLIVHKRIHTGEKPYKCDVCGKAFSYSSGLAVHKSIHPGKKAHECKECGKSFSYNSLLLQHRTIHTGERPYVCDVCGKTFRNNAGLKVHRRLHTGEKPYKCDVCGKAYISRSSLKNHKGIHLGEKPYKCSYCEKSFNYSSALEQHKRIHTREKPFGCDECGKAFRNNSGLKVHKRIHTGERPYKCEECGKAYISLSSLINHKSVHPGEKPFKCDECEKAFITYRTLINHKKVHLGEKPYKCDVCEKSFNYTSLLSQHRRVHTREKPYECDRCEKVFRNNSSLKVHKRIHTGEKPYKCDVCGKAYISHSSLINHKSTHPGKTPHTCDECGKAFFSSRTLISHKRVHLGEKPFKCVECGKSFSYSSLLSQHKRIHTGEKPYVCDRCGKAFRNSSGLTVHRRIHTDSAGAQRTATRTSRVGGSSDIWAGR; encoded by the exons ATGACAG TGTCACATTTGAAGACGGGCACTGAGGATGAGGAGCCAACTGAAGAATATGAAAATGTTGGACATGCAGACTGTGCGTGGCCAAAAGTGAAAGGTCTTTACAAGGATCGTATGCCCGAATCTAAGGTTGGTGATGCATGTGATTGGGATAGCAAGGTAGAGAAACAACAGGAAAAGCCTGTGGGAAACAGGATAAAGGAAGACAGAAGCAGCATCAGGGAAGCGATCAGCAAAGTTAAGACTAcagcaaatataaaaacagaacagGAAGGTGAGGCATCTGAGAAGAGCTCACATCTAAGCCCACAGCATATCACACACCAGACTATGCCTGTAGGACCGAGAGGCAGTGAGCAAGACAAATGTGTGGAGAACATTAATGGAACCTCCCACCCCAGTCTGCAGCAGAAAACCAGTGCTGTTAAGAAATTACATAAATGTGATGAGTGTGGTAAATCCTTCAAATATAATTCCCGCCTCGTTCAACATAAAATTATGCACACTGGGGAAAAGCGCTATGAATGTGATGACTGTGGAGGGACTTTCCGGAGCAGCTCGAGCCTTCGGGTCCACAAACGGATCCACACTGGGGAGAAGCCGTACAAATGTGAGGAATGTGGAAAAGCCTATATGTCCTACTCCAGCCTTATAAACCACAAAAGCACCCATTCTGGGGAGAAGAACTGTAAGTGTGATGAATGTGGAAAATCGTTCAATTATAGCTCTGTTCTGGACCAGCATAAAAGGATCCACACTggggagaagccctatgaatGCGGTGAGTGTGGGAAGGCCTTCAGGAACAGCTCTGGGCTCAGAGTCCACAAAAGGATCCACACAGGAGAGAAGCCCTACGAATGTGACATCTGTGGGAAAACCTTCAGTAACAGCTCTGGCCTTAGGGTCCACAAAAGGATCCACACGGGtgagaaaccttatgaatgtgATGAGTGTGGGAAGGCCTTCATTACTTGTAGAACACTTCTCAACCATAAAAGCATCCACTTTGGAGATAAACCCTATAAATGTGATGAGTGTGAGAAATCTTTTAATTATAGCTCTCTACTCATTCAGCATAAAGTCatccacactggagagaaaccttatgaatgtgATGAATGTGGGAAGGCTTTCAGGAACAGCTCAGGCCTCATAGTACATAAAAGGatccacactggagagaaaccttacaaatgtgatGTCTGCGGCAAAGCATTCAGCTATAGCTCAGGCCTTGCAGTCCATAAAAGCATTCACCCTGGGAAGAAAGCCCATGAATGTAAGGAGTGTGGGAAGTCCTTTAGTTATAACTCACTTCTTCTTCAACATAGAACTATTCACACTGGAGAGAGACcttatgtgtgtgatgtgtgtgggaAAACGTTCAGAAACAATGCAGGCCTCAAAGTCCACAGGAGGCTTCATACTGGGGAAAAACCATATAAGTGTGATGTGTGTGGGAAGGCCTATATCTCACGCTCTAGCCTTAAAAATCACAAAGGAATCCATCTTGGGGAGAAGCCCTATAAATGTAGCTATTGTGAGAAATCCTTCAACTACAGCTCTGCCCTTGAGCAGCATAAAAGGATTCATACCAGGGAAAAACCCTTTGGGTGTGATGAGTGTGGAAAAGCTTTCAGAAATAATTCTGGCCTTAAAGTACATAAACGGATCCACACTGGGGAACGACCttataaatgtgaagaatgtgggaaGGCCTACATCTCTCTCTCAAGCCTTATAAATCATAAAAGTGTACACCCTGGGGAGAAGCCCTTTAAGTGTGATGAGTGTGAGAAAGCCTTCATCACATACCGAACCCTTATAAACCACAAAAAAGTTCATCTTGGGGAGAAGCCCTACAAATGTGATGTGTGTGAGAAATCTTTTAATTACACATCACTCCTTTCTCAGCACAGAAGGGTCCACACtagagagaaaccctatgaatgtgaCAGGTGTGAGAAGGTCTTCAGAAACAACTCAAGCCTTAAAGTTCATAAAAGAATCCATACTGGGGAGAAGCCCTATAAATGTGATGTGTGTGGAAAAGCCTACATCTCACACTCAAGCCTTATTAACCATAAAAGTACCCACCCTGGCAAGACACCTCATACATGTGATGAATGTGGAAAAGCTTTTTTCTCAAGCAGAACTCTTATAAGCCATAAAAGAGTCCATCTTGGGGAGAAACCCTTCAAGTGTGTTGAGTGTGGGAAATCTTTCAGTTACAGCTCTCTCCTTTCTCAGCACAAGAGGATCCACACAGGGGAGAAACCCTATGTGTGTGATAGGTGTGGGAAGGCCTTCAGGAACAGCTCAGGCCTCACAGTGCATAGAAGGATCCACACag ACTCTGCAGGTGCTCAGAGGACAGCGACCAGGACCAGCCGAGTGGGAGGAAGCAGTGACATCTGGGCAGGACGTTGA